One part of the Immundisolibacter sp. genome encodes these proteins:
- a CDS encoding 4-hydroxythreonine-4-phosphate dehydrogenase PdxA, whose product MTKPALAVPIGDPCGVGPEILAKAMATGQPQRLARLLFIGSAEAMRRGVAVAGADLAVRPVTSVAAVEDDARVISILDDGQLDPAEIVYGQERAACGAAVGRWIGQAQDLAQIGEVAGLVMGPINSEAMAAAGALGALLNAKPGERLLTLFSGPLRITHIFDHVYLRDVCAGLTADLVARSIRLTHETLRGWGVANPRIGVAGLNPHAHGPEEDAAITPGVAQARAGGIDVSGPISPDTVFRHCIDGRYDVVVAMCHDQGHIALKTWGFEGNCGGFIGMPYLFMTVGHGTAFDIAGKGIASHAMILSALNQCAQFAAGRGFVAA is encoded by the coding sequence ATGACCAAACCCGCCCTTGCTGTCCCCATCGGTGATCCGTGCGGCGTTGGCCCGGAGATTCTTGCCAAGGCCATGGCGACCGGCCAGCCGCAGCGTCTGGCGCGGCTGCTGTTCATCGGCAGCGCGGAGGCCATGCGCCGGGGCGTGGCGGTGGCAGGCGCCGATCTGGCCGTAAGGCCGGTGACCTCGGTCGCCGCGGTCGAGGATGACGCACGCGTCATATCCATCCTGGACGATGGGCAGCTGGACCCGGCCGAGATCGTCTATGGCCAGGAGCGCGCCGCCTGCGGCGCCGCCGTCGGCCGCTGGATCGGTCAGGCGCAGGACTTGGCCCAGATCGGCGAGGTGGCCGGGCTGGTGATGGGCCCGATCAACTCGGAGGCCATGGCCGCTGCCGGAGCACTGGGCGCTCTGCTGAACGCCAAGCCCGGCGAGCGCCTGCTGACGCTGTTTTCGGGGCCGCTGCGCATCACCCACATCTTCGACCACGTGTACCTGCGCGACGTGTGCGCCGGCCTGACGGCCGATCTGGTGGCCCGCTCGATCCGCCTGACCCACGAGACCCTGCGCGGCTGGGGCGTGGCCAATCCGCGCATCGGCGTGGCGGGTCTGAACCCGCACGCCCACGGCCCGGAAGAGGACGCCGCCATCACGCCCGGCGTGGCGCAGGCGCGGGCCGGCGGCATCGACGTCAGCGGCCCGATCTCGCCGGACACGGTGTTCCGGCACTGCATCGACGGCCGCTACGACGTGGTGGTCGCCATGTGCCACGACCAGGGCCACATTGCCCTCAAGACCTGGGGTTTCGAGGGCAACTGCGGCGGCTTCATCGGCATGCCGTACCTGTTCATGACAGTTGGCCACGGCACCGCCTTCGACATTGCCGGCAAGGGCATTGCCAGCCACGCCATGATCCTGTCGGCGCTCAACCAGTGCGCGCAGTTCGCCGCCGGTCGGGGCTTTGTGGCAGCCTGA
- a CDS encoding DUF2058 domain-containing protein, with translation MANPLNQLQAQLLKAGLVKTDQIRKVAQQKRDTARRGPAPDPAAEQLRQAQQQKAERDRAHNRQQQEQRERKAQAAQLRQLIESQRLDRKGGEAAYQFVESGKIRKIYLHEAQRVQVVKGALAVVRLGRNFELVPPATAQKIAERDPTLVVVLNAESPPPAAAAPDPYADYPVPDDLMW, from the coding sequence ATGGCCAATCCGTTGAATCAGCTGCAGGCCCAGTTGCTCAAGGCGGGCCTGGTCAAGACCGACCAGATCCGCAAGGTGGCACAACAGAAACGCGACACCGCCCGGCGCGGTCCGGCGCCGGACCCGGCGGCCGAGCAGCTGCGCCAGGCTCAGCAGCAGAAGGCCGAGCGCGACCGCGCGCACAACCGCCAGCAACAGGAACAGCGCGAGCGCAAGGCGCAGGCGGCGCAGCTGCGGCAGTTGATCGAGAGCCAGCGCCTTGATCGCAAGGGCGGGGAGGCGGCGTATCAGTTCGTCGAGTCCGGCAAGATCCGAAAGATCTACCTGCACGAGGCGCAACGCGTGCAGGTGGTCAAGGGCGCCCTGGCGGTGGTCCGGCTGGGCAGGAACTTCGAGCTGGTGCCGCCCGCCACCGCCCAGAAAATCGCCGAGCGTGATCCGACGTTGGTGGTGGTGCTGAACGCGGAATCACCGCCGCCGGCCGCGGCGGCGCCCGATCCCTACGCCGACTATCCGGTCCCCGATGATCTGATGTGGTAG